The sequence TCCTGGACCCAACTGAACTTAGCTGCACCTTCACAGACCCCTTGAACTCAGCCCACTTAAATACACCTAAGCTCATCTGTGCCCAGCATGTACCCACCTTGTGTTTATCTCTGGCCTACAAGCTCATGGTGGCCCCTCCGTCCACTGAACTCCTGTGCTCATCCTCGGGCTCAGAGCTCACCAATGCCCATGCCACAATAGCCACGTTCACCTGGGCCCGGCTGAATTTTCCTTTGCCTTCTTGGGTCCCTGGAACTCACCTGCGTCTCCTCGACGGTGGTGTGGCACCTGTCGGGCCCCTGCAGTCTCTGGCCCACGTGCTGCAGGCACGGCAGACGCTGACGGAGCCCGAGGTGCGCTACTATCTTCGAGGCCTGGTCAGCGGCCTGAGCTACCTGCACCAGCGGCGCATCGTCCACCGGGACCTGAAGCTCAGTAGGGGCGGCGCTACAGGGCGGCGCTTCGGGGCGGGGTGAGGGCGGGGCTTCCACTGAAGCCACGCTCCTTCCTCATCGCCCGCTGCATCCCCCTCCACAAGGTAACTTCTTCCTGAACAAGAACATGGAGGTGAAGATCGGAGACCTGGGGCTGGCCACCAGGATGGGGCCAGGGGGCCGCTGCCACAGGTGACTGGAAGCTCTGAGCGGGCTCTCTGGGTGGGTGCAGGTGGGCCTGGTCTGGTGTGAGGCCCCCCAGTCTTCCTCAGCCCCCGTTATGCTCCCAGAGTGCTCTGCGGGACCCCGAACTTCCTGGCTCCGGAGGTAGTGTCCAGAAACGGACATTCCTGCCAGTCGGACATCTGGGCTCTGGGCTGCATCATGTGAGTTGCTCTGGGAGCCCCAGGCCTAGGGAAAGGGGGCCGGAATGCCCAGGTGGGGACAGGCACCAGCAGGTAAGGACAGCTGTAAGCATATATGGAGGAGGTTGAGTGTGGGGACAGGCAGGTATGAGCAAACATAGGACCTCAGAGTATGCAGCTGGGGGGCAGGCAGGAGCAGGCACCTGCCATCACTTGAGCCTACAGGTATGAATAGGGATACAGGAGGGTGTATGTGCAGCAGAGGACGGGTTTGAACCTGCCCTGAGGTGTGGACAGGTGTGTGCAGGTTTTACGTACACAGGCGGATCAGGACATTTGTACTGACATGAGGTATATGCAGGATTGGAACAGGTGTGAGCAAGCATAAATTAAAACTGGAAAGGTCTATGCAGGTGTCCAGGTGTAACCCAGGTGCAGGCAGGTGTACAGACAGATGCTGGTGTCTTCTGTGCAGACAAGAATGACTAGGTGAGAGTGGACGCAGGGCAGGTGTGAGAAAATGAGTGTGAAGCAGGAATGGTGTCAGGGATTGAGGGTAGGGTTCACACAGGTAGGTGTGAACCAACCCTGGATGCCCAGAATAGATCCAAGCAGGTGCCCTGCTTCCTGCCCCCGACCTGGCCAGGTACATGGTGCTGACTGGCATCCCTCCCTTCGTGGCGGCTCCCCTGTCGGAGATGTACCAGAACATCCGAGATGGCCGCTACCCCGAGCCTGCACACCTGTCTGCCAACGCGCGCCACCTCATCGCCCGCCTGCTGGCCCCCAACCCGGCCGAGCGGCCCAGCCTGGACCACCTGCTGCAGGATGACTTTTTCACACAGGTGTGGGGTGTCAGCGGGACAGGGGGGCCCCTCTCTGGGGTGTCTCAGCAGCCCCAGGTGAGGGACAGGACCCCCAGGTAGCACAGGTACTCAGGAGCAGCCTGCTGACCTCCAGCTCCCCACTCTAAAGGGCTTCACCCCGGACCGGCTGCCACCCCACTCCTGCCACAGCCCGCCCATCTTCGCCATCCCCCAGCCTCTGGGCAGACTTTTCCGAAAGGTGGGCCAGCTGCTACTGCCCCAGTGCCGGGCGCCCTGTGAGtacctctccttcccccatcacCTGCTCCTCCCTGCCCTGCATCTCACACACCTGTCATATCCCCTTCCTGCTCTGAAACCATCTCCACGGCAGATGCCCTCCATGTGGGGCCAGgctctacccccacccccaaatccttGTGCTCCCTGCAGGTCCCTTGGCTTCTCAGAAGGCCTCAGGTCCTGGAGAAGATGGTTCAGACCCTGACTCCATGGAGTGGGGCAGTGAGGTGAGGGCCGGGAACGAGGAGGTAGTGGGGAATGCAGAGGGCGTCCTCACAGCTGGCTGGGCACAGGGAGAAGTCATGAAGTCTCCATGGGGAGGCCAGAGACCGCCACCAGTTCCCAACATCTgctgctccctccccaggactCCCTGTTGGAGAGTGGGACTCTGTGCCCCCGAGGGCCCCATCCAGCTGCTGGCCCAGGGGACCATCCAGAGTGCCCTGGCGGGTGAGCATGCTCCATCCTAGACAGGAACTGTGGGCAGGGGTGAGGGTTGCGAAGTGCGGGGTGAGGACTGTGCCTTGCTAGCATCACAGCCCttctcctggcctcagtttccccacgtGTAATGTGAGGGCAGTGTCTGGATTCCTGGGTTGAACATGGGACTTTTCTGGAtgtgggagctgggggtggggttgtCCTCCAGATCCTGTGTCCCCCAACAGAGATCTGTCTCCCCAGGGCCCAAGGGGAGTCCAAGGCAGGAGGTAGAGGCAGCCATCAGAAACCTGCAGCTCTGCCTGGATTCGGGCCCCCCAGGTAGGGGCGGCACAAGATTTGCTGAGAAGCCAGGAAGACAGACTTCCAGCTTCCCCTGGCCCGCCCCCTGGGCTGCTGGATTTCCCTAGACTCCCCATTCCCGcctttttcctcttccaaggATTCAATCCGGGCTGCCACATGGCCTTGAGCGATTTTATTTTtaacgccaaaaaaaaaaaaatgcttaatgaAATAAAGCAAAGCCCTGCAGTGTTTTGGAGCTTATACATGTTTCAGATTTATTCATTGCTAAAAGCAGCTGTGACCCCAGAGTCCCCCAGTTTTCTCCCCTCAAGGCAAGAGTAGCTtgggctgtttttgtttttcgGCCACACCATGTgttatgcaggatcttagttctccctgtcagggattgaactggctcCCCTGCAGCAGAaacggaatcttaaccactggaccgccaggaagcCCCAAGAGTTGGTTTTCTATGCCCTGGACTTTTCTCCCATCTCCTGTGCCTCCACCAGGCCCCTTCAGGAACCCCCCCTCATGTCACTTCCTTCTTGTGCCCAGCCATGCAGGACCCCCAGGAGAGCAGCAGCCTGTCTTCTGGGCCCCCAAGTGGGTGGTCTATTCTAGCAAGTATGGCTTTGGCTACCAACTGTCAGACGGTGGCAACAGGGTCTTGGTTCAGGATAGCACCCA is a genomic window of Ovis canadensis isolate MfBH-ARS-UI-01 breed Bighorn chromosome 5, ARS-UI_OviCan_v2, whole genome shotgun sequence containing:
- the PLK5 gene encoding LOW QUALITY PROTEIN: inactive serine/threonine-protein kinase PLK5 (The sequence of the model RefSeq protein was modified relative to this genomic sequence to represent the inferred CDS: deleted 4 bases in 2 codons; substituted 2 bases at 2 genomic stop codons), giving the protein MDPRPRRRRRRSCCPLVSVFLRDPSSGRVYKRGKLIGKGAFSRCYKLTDMSTSAVFALKVVPRGGGGAARLNACGKVEREIALHSRLRHRNIVAFHGHFADRDHVYMVLEYCSRQSLAHVLQARQTLTEPEVRYYLRGLVSGLSYLHQRRIVHRDLKLSNFFLNKNMEVKIGDLGLATRMGPGGRCHRVLCGTPNFLAPEVVSRNGHSCQSDIWALGCIMYMVLTGIPPFVAAPLSEMYQNIRDGRYPEPAHLSANARHLIARLLAPNPAERPSLDHLLQDDFFTQGFTPDRLPPHSCHSPPIFAIPQPLGRLFRKVGQLLLPQCRAPCPLASQKASGPGEDGSDPDSMEWGSEVRAGNEEVGPIQLLAQGTIQSALAGPKGSPRQEVEAAIRNLQLCLDSGPPGRGGPPGEQQPVFWAPKWVVYSSKYGFGYQLSDGGNGLGSGXHPHGPAPPRGRRGLPMPSWPVAPGLCLLXFLVSGQVVLLLFSDRMVQGVSSSEDREQLVLSGGGEELLLTVWELGQPGTSYPLGILRGHGCAPGTHQHFQHAILMLQSI